One Osmerus mordax isolate fOsmMor3 chromosome 25, fOsmMor3.pri, whole genome shotgun sequence DNA window includes the following coding sequences:
- the ypel2a gene encoding protein yippee-like 1, which translates to MTRSKTFQAYLPNCHRTYSCIHCRAHLANHDELISKSFQGSQGRAYLFNSVVNVGCGPAEERVLLTGLHAVADIYCENCKTTLGWKYEHAFESSQKYKEGKFIIELAHMIKDNGWD; encoded by the exons ATGACGCGCTCCAAGACCTTCCAGGCCTACCTGCCCAACTGCCACCGCACCTACAGCTGCATCCACTGCCGGGCCCACCTGGCCAACCACGACGAGCTCATCTCCAAG TCTTTCCAAGGAAGTCAAGGCAGAGCTTACCTCTTCAACTCTGT TGTGAACGTGGGATGCGGcccagcagaggagagagtgctGCTGACAGGACTACATGCTGTGGCTGACATCTACTGTGAGAACTGTAAAACCACGCTAGGTTGGAAATAC GAGCATGCATTTGAGAGCAGTCAGAAGTATAAGGAAGGGAAGTTCATCATCGAGCTGGCTCACATGATCAAGGACAATGGCTGGGACTGA
- the pom121 gene encoding nuclear envelope pore membrane protein POM 121 yields the protein MSPREKRFIALISLVFCAIAIFCLALYYIPTFLYITLILVTCCVACYYHTGESLYARLGPHPRRGLTIPPALRRWFPGRTANGVPTPERLRSRPIKGDIRDAVVFAGQRRLESPIFRRDTAQSDSLLFSPRDILMGSYIGKAESPPAVVGRPRAGASFEANPNAREQLRERLSRPNHAVYTPNRRLSFGEPLNNMGKFTITPQRHYPLQQTGTSSLGFLPPAQWDGFRKKNILTARNSSAIHSPVTVKIARPDHHSTRSPFYDHLNSPGVLGSPAPAAPADPCSRDTVLSVLKESRKREVEEEDDRSFVGGQKSKRRRNDSGGSAQSTFEPLLPNGAPSQMIPKPGNLKRGIAAAAEDSIMKRSRTSSISSVTCGQVPSGTLGSARNPIRSSYSSSQGFAQGKKTSTRSLSPLSSPGSSRSQTPERASKKPREEEICFPSSASSVRSDKTAADSAPVTGKLTPAPEVPPAAASSDSAGSGKRKRRIQLVSSRRGDHISLPPPPELGYTITVKDLDQEKRAALSQIQKVLEEPEPEKPSPAPAVSTLAQLSSSTNTTPTLSSLLAAPLPTESAPAAPIPVINLDPAPATTGSTTPATTAVPAPSSNPLLESLKMMRGNAAATAASTAASTAASAAAPSVSVATSGMMPADSGGSALKRSSTMTTPLSVSTPVSLSQPTTFPLGQPASTLPSAFTQVLGQATKAPTTIPTLGGSALFSLTSPLASTASTTASTTTPATTTETAGSTNPLMASVFKPVFGAPPTTAAPPTSAPGSQPAAAPTFKPLFGSATSSSAFGQSLSKTTMAAAPSPTPQLFGGLSNSTAGLPAASTEPAAQPPAAKSLFGNWSAAPATTAPSAVTAAPSAGGSAFQFGAAAAAAPPPSSTATTSGGNGAFTFGTMTTASSATMQPAPPAQAKPQGGFTFGQAASSQGSAPGTFGGFGMGSVGATTTSAAAAPPATQSSFAFGKPSFDTPSATAFPSTTQAPGATGKPFAFGSSAARAPPASAPAPFAFGGGAASTAASAFGGGATGTVASAFGGGATGTAASAFGGGASSTTASAFGGGATSTAASAFGGGATSTAASAFGGGATSTAASAFGGGAPTTAASTFGSSAKPAFGSGSTGFAFGSTTTPSAAAAPPAFGSATQTAGASLPPPASTFTFGGGLPQHNPATPAQPASGGFNFGAAISGSQFGSPIPNNPATQTPGFNFGSAAAKDMPAFGTSTPAFGQSAAPGPIPFGTPGTPVQGFNTPSPFGSPSTPSFSIGAGSKPSGARQRLQARRQHPRKK from the exons ATGTCTCCAAGAGAGAAGCGGTTCATAGCGCTTATCTCTCTTGTGTTCTGTGCTATCGCAATATTCTGTCTAGCTCTCTATTATATTCCAACCTTTctatacataactttaatactTGTAACGTGTTGCGTTGCCTGTTATTATCACACCGGAGAATCCCTATACGCTCGGTTGGGCCCTCATCCACGCCGTGGTCTGACTATTCCGCCTGCGCTTCGACGCTGGTTTCCCGGAAGGACTGCAAACGGAGTACCAACCCCTGAACGACTCAGAAGTCGACCCATAAAGGGGGATATTAGGGATGCGGTAGTATTTGCCGGCCAAAGACGTTTAGAGAGTCCTATTTTTCGTAGAGACACGGCACAAAGTGACTCATTACTGTTCAGTCCAAGGGATATACTCATGGGAAGTTACATTGGGAAAGCAGAAAGTCCTCCCGCTGTTGTGGGGAGGCCCAGAGCCGGTGCAAGTTTCGAAGCTAACCCAAACGCCCGAGAGCAACTTCGTGAAAGATTGTCAAGACCTAACCATGCTGTCTATACGCCAAACAGAAGGCTGTCATTCGG AGAACCCCTGAACAACATGGGCAAGTTCACCATCACCCCCCAGCGCCACTACCCTCTCCAACAGACGGGCACCTCTTCCCTAGGCTTCCTTCCCCCAGCCCAGTGGGACGGCTTTAGGAAGAAGAACATTCTCACCGCCCGCAACTCGTCGGCGATCCACAGCCCAGTCACGGTGAAGATCGCCAGGCCAGATCATCACTCGACCAGGTCCCCTTT CTACGACCACCTGAACTCCCCTGGAGTCCTCGGGTCTCCGGCCCCGGCCGCTCCCGCAGACCCCTGCTCCAGGGACACCGTGTTGAGCGTGCTGAAAGAGAGCCGCAAGAGAGAAgtcgaggaggaggacgacagGAGTTTCGTCGGAGGACAGAAAAGCAAACGGAG ACGCAACGACAGCGGTGGGAGCGCCCAGTCCACATTTGAGCCGTTGCTGCCCAACGGGGCTCCATCCCAGATGATCCCTAA gccgGGGAATCTGAAACGAGGTATCGCCGCTGCGGCGGAGGACTCCATCATGAAGAGGTCCCGGACATCCTCCATCAGCTCTGTGACGTGCGGCCAGGTCCCCAGCGGGACCTTGGGCTCGGCCCGCAACCCCATCCGCAGCTCCTACAGCTCCTCGCAGGGCTTCGCTCAG GGGAAGAAGACCTCCACCCGcagcctgtctcctctctccagcccggGGTCGTCCCGCTCGCAGACGCCAGAGAGAGCCTCGAAAAAACCCAG GGAGGAGGAGATCTGCTTTCCCAGCTCTGCATCCTCGGTGAGGTCGGACAAGACGGCCGCAGATTCGGCCCCAGTCACTG GGAAGTTGACCCCGGCCCCCGAGGTCCCCCCCGCGGCGGCGTCCTCCGACTCAGCCGGAAGCGGGAAGAGGAAACGGAGGATTCAGCTGGTGTCCAGTAGGAGAGGAGACCACATCTCACTG CCCCCACCTCCTGAGTTGGGCTACACCATCACTGTGAAAGACCTGGACCAGGAGAAAAGGGCTGCTCTCAGCCAgatccagaaggttctggaagagCCAG AACCAGAGAAGCCATCGCCTGCCCCGGCAGTCAGCACCCTGGCACAGCTGTCCTCATCGACCAACACCACTCCGACACTGAGCAGCCTCCTCGCGGCCCCGCTGCCCACAGAGTCCGCCCCGGCGGCCCCCATCCCTGTCATCAACCTGGACCCCGCCCCTGCAACCACTGGCAGCACCACACCagccaccacagctgtccccgctccctcctccaacccccTGCTGGAGTCTCTGAAGATGATGAGGGGGAACGCCGCAGCCACCGCTGCCTCCACCGCTGCCTCCACCGCTGCCTCCGCCGCAG ctccctctgtctccgtGGCGACGTCGGGGATGATGCCGGCAGACTCCGGTGGCTCCGCCTTGAAGCGGAGCTCCACCATGACTACCCCCCTCTCCGTGTCAACCCCAGTATCCCTCTCCCAGCCCACCACATTCCCCCTCGGCCAGCCGGCCAGCACCTTGCCCTCCGCCTTCACCCAGGTCCTGGGCCAAGCCACCAAGGCCCCTACCACTATCCCCACCCTGGGTGGATCTGCTCTCTTTAGCCTCACCAGCCCACTAGCTTCCACTGCCTCTACAACAgcatccaccaccaccccagccaCTACAACAGAAACTGCCGGAAGCACCAATCCGCTCATGGCCTCCGTGTTCAAGCCCGTCTTTGGGGCCCCGCCCACCACCGCAGCCCCGCCTACGTCGGCCCCGGGAAGCCAACCCGCCGCAGCCCCCACCTTCAAGCCCCTCTTTGGAAGTGCCACCTCCAGCAGTGCATTTGGGCAGTCCCTCTCCAAGACCACCATGGCGGCGGCCCCCTCCCCGACCCCGCAGCTGTTCGGCGGGCTTTCTAACAGCACCGCCGGGCTCCCGGCCGCCTCCACCGAGCCGGCCGCCCAGCCGCCGGCGGCCAAGTCGCTGTTCGGAAACTGGAGCGCGGCGCCCGCGACGACCGCTCCCTCGGCCGTCACGGCCGCCCCCTCCGCGGGGGGGAGCGCCTTCCAGTTTGGCGCGGCGGCCGCGGCGgctccccctcccagctccaCGGCGACAACCTCCGGCGGTAACGGCGCCTTCACGTTTGGCACCATGACCACGGCCTCCTCCGCCACCATGCAGCCTGCCCCCCCGGCCCAGGCCAAGCCCCAGGGAGGATTCACATTCGGCCAGGCTGCATCCAGCCAGGGCTCCGCCCCAGGGACCTTTGGCGGTTTCGGCATGGGCAGCGTCGGTGCGACGACCACTAGCGCCGCCGCCGCGCCGCCGGCGACTCAGTCCTCCTTTGCTTTCGGGAAGCCGTCGTTCGACACCCCCTCTGCCACCGCGTTCCCGAGCACGACTCAGGCCCCCGGGGCCACGGGAAAGCCGTTTGCGTTCGGGTCGAGCGCGGCCAGGGCCCCTCCGGCGTCCGCCCCCGCTCCCTTCGCCTTTGGGGGAGGAGCCGCTAGCACGGCGGCCTCTGCCTTCGGGGGAGGAGCCACTGGCACGGTGGCCTCTGCCTTCGGGGGAGGAGCCACTGGCACGGCTGCCTCTGCCTTCGGGGGAGGAGCCTCTAGCACGACGGCCTCTGCCTTTGGGGGAGGAGCCACTAGCACGGCGGCCTCTGCCTTCGGGGGAGGAGCCACTAGCACGGCGGCCTCTGCCTTCGGGGGAGGAGCCACCAGCACGGCGGCCTCTGCCTTCGGGGGAGGAGCCCCTACCACGGCGGCCTCTACCTTCGGGTCCTCCGCCAAGCCGGCATTTGGAAGCGGTTCCACCGGCTTTGCGTTCGGCAGCACCACAACCCCCTCGGCCGCCGCCGCCCCACCTGCCTTCGGCTCGGCCACCCAGACCGCCGGCGCGtcgctccctccccccgcctccaccTTCACCTTTGGCGGTGGGCTGCCGCAGCACAATCCAGCCACCCCTGCCCAGCCCGCCAGCGGCGGATTCAACTTTGGCGCGGCCATTTCAGGCAGTCAGTTTGGAAGCCCTATTCCAAACAACCCCGCCACACAGACACCGGGCTTCAACTTTGGCTCGGCGGCTGCTAAGGACATGCCTGCCTTCG GGACGTCCACTCCTGCTTTCGGCCAGAGTGCAGCTCCAGGGCCCATTCCGTTTGGAACCCCAGGAACCCCCGTCCAAGGCTTCAACACACCGTCACCTTTTG GCTCCCCGTcgaccccctccttctccatcggCGCAGGCTCCAAGCCATCAGGGGCACGGCAGAGGCTGCAGGCCCGGAGACAGCACCCCAGGAAGAAGTAA
- the nsun5 gene encoding probable 28S rRNA (cytosine-C(5))-methyltransferase, producing the protein MALYKNASEILEKVERKKGTVKTLVYDSKFQNIKQLFALVCETQKFSSVLQEIIDSTQLLKKTKLKMNLAKVLVYDLLIGQGLKCGGGWKVVLMKHRSALHAALARMKIKKKVSRNQDLLPIAVQNPEGDELPRYVRVNTLKTKVEDVVDYFKREGFAYHGQAYRLEDLTTLRGKTFVGDLHLSDLLVFAAKTDFHDHYLYKAGHIILQDKASCLPAYLLKPPAGSHVLDACAAPGNKTSHLAAIMNNTGKLFAFDLDAKRLSTMSTLLLRAGVTCQQLANEDFLKVDPHSPLYKDVQYVLLDPSCSGSGMVSLKNEASSQTAQDKRLQALAAFQLRCLNHALRFPRLQRLVYSTCSVHTEENEQVVAACLQDNPGFRLVSVLPQWPERGLAPLTQCLRASVAKTHTHGFFVALLERHTAESKVQVTPTILPVTESSSSLPLGEEKPGAEEPIIKELELTDMQTDSSARKKTKKKKKKKTKVQ; encoded by the exons ATGGCGTTGTACAAAAATGCTTCAGAGATTCTCGAAAAAGTGGAAAGGAAGAAGGGTACAGTAAAGACGCTGGTTTACGACAGTAAATTCCAG AATATCAAGCAGCTCTTTGCCCTGGTTTGTGAGACACAGAAGTTTTCATCTGTCCTCCAAGAGATTATCGACTCCACTCAGCTCCTCAAAAAGACCAAACTGAAAATGAATCTGGCAAAG GTGTTGGTGTATGACTTGCTGATTGGCCAAGGGCTTAAATGTGGCGGTGGCTGGAAGGTCGTGCTGATGAAGCATCGCTCCGCACTGCACGCGGCCCTGGCTCGTATGAAGATCAAGAAGAAGGTCAGCCGAAACCAGGACCTGCTCCCCATCGCGGTACAGAACCCCGAAG GCGACGAGCTCCCAAGGTATGTGCGAGTGAACACGCTGAAGACGAAGGTGGAAGACGTCGTCGACTATTTCAAGAGGGAGGGCTTTGCTTACCATGGACAAGCCTACAG GCTTGAGGACTTGACCACCCTGAGAGGGAAAACCTTTGTAGGTGATCTACATCTGTCAGACCTGTTAGTTTTTGCAGCCAAAACAGATTTCCACGACCATTATCTGTACAAAGCTGGTCACATCATACTGCAGGACAAG GCAAGCTGTCTTCCAGCGTACCTCCTGAAACCTCCCGCTGGCAGCCACGTCCTCGACGCTTGTGCCGCCCCTGGGAATAAAACAAGCCACCTTGCTGCCATCATGAACAACACAGG GAAACTGTTTGCCTTCGACCTGGATGCCAAGCGCCTGTCCACGATGTCCACTCTCCTGCTTCGTGCAGGAGTCACATGTCAGCAGCTGGCCAATGAGGACTTCTTAAAGGTGGACCCGCACAGCCCCCTGTATAAAGATGTTCAGTACGTTCTACTGGACCCATCGTGTAGTGGATCAG GAATGGTCTCTTTGAAGAATGAGGCCTCGTCCCAGACGGCGCAGGACAAGCGTCTGCAGGCCCTAGCAGCCTTCCAGCTGCGCTGTCTGAACCACGCCCTGCGCTTCCCGCGCCTGCAGCGCCTCGTCTACTCCACCTGCTCCGTCCACACTGAGGAGAACGAGCAGGTGGTGGCCGCCTGTCTGCAGGACAACCCTGGCTTCAG GCTGGTGTCAGTGCTTCCACAGTGGCCAGAGCGCGGCCTGGCCCCTCTGACCCAGTGCCTGCGAGCGAGCGTTGCCAAGACTCACACCCACGGCTTCTTCGTGGCTCTGCTGGAGAGGCACACGGCTGAGAGCAAAGTCCAGGTCACCCCGACAAT TCTCCCAGTCACCGAGTCGAGTTCAAGTTTGCCACTCGGTGAGGAGAAACCAGGTGCTGAAGAGCCCATCATCAAAGAACTTGAACTTACagatatgcagacagacagctcagcAAGAAAGAAgactaaaaaaaagaagaaaaagaagaccaAAGTTCAGTGA
- the tbl2 gene encoding transducin beta-like protein 2, which yields MEIAALIALTLIIGALLILVAVTVGKQKGEISEQNEQTENLIAEENSVKASVSKKLKLDKQRPRKEKPQQHTFSHPLVASSLKSHSANVTCLDFSSNGKYLASCADDRTVRIWSTRDFLDRDHKCLRANVELDHATLVRFSPDSRAFITWLANGDTLRIFKMIKKEDGSFNFKAAPEDFPQRHKANIINIGIAETGKFIMSAYTDTTILIWDLKGEVLASINTNQMTNSYAAISPCGRFVASCGFTPDVKVWEVCFGKSGEFREVTRAFDLKGHSAGVHSFSFSNDSRRMATVSKDGTWRLWDTDVEYKKQQDPYLLLSVPCQSSDGSLVALSPDARVVAVSNGCDVAMYDAATGRLEEEFHGVHGVEITDLRFDINSRFLVSSGDRAIRVFHNAPGYRAAIRDMQAMLKKAQNEGMKQRLQQQIQEAQSALDTVLAEPKD from the exons ATGGAGATAGCAGCTCTTATTGCCTTGACGTTAATTATAGGAGCATTACTTATTTTGGTTGCCGTCACGGTGGGGAAACAGAAAGGTGAAATAAGTGAACAGAACGAACAGACTGAAAACTTAATCG ctgAAGAGAATTCAGTGAAAGCTTCAGTTTCCAAGAAACTAAAGCTGGACAAACAACGCCCTCGCAAAGAGAAACCCCAGCAACACACATTCAGCCACCCCCTCGTTGCATCCTCACTAAAG AGTCACAGCGCTAACGTGACATGCCTCGACTTCAGCAGTAATGGAAAATACCTTGCCTCCTGTGCCGATGACCGTACGGTCAGAATCTGGAGCACCAGAGACTTCCTGGACAGAGATCACAAATGTCTCAGGGCTAATGTGGAACTGGACCATGCCACACTGGTTCGCTTCAGTCCAGACTCGAG GGCCTTTATTACTTGGCTTGCAAATGGAGATACCCTCCGCATCTTTAAGATGATCAAGAAGGAAGATGGGTCCTTCAATTTTAAAGCTGCTCCAGAAGACTTTCCCCAAAGACACAAGGCCAATATAATAAACATTGGAATTGCGGAAACGG gCAAGTTCATCATGAGTGCCTACACAGACACCACCATTCTCATCTGGGACCTTAAAGGAGAGGTTCTGGCCTCTATCAACACTAATCAGATGACAAATTCCTATGCTGCTATCTCACCCTGTGGCAG GTTTGTTGCCTCTTGTGGCTTCACCCCTGATGTGAAGGTGTGGGAAGTCTGCTTTGGGAAGAGTGGGGAGTTCAGAGAGGTGACGCGAGCGTTTGACCTCAAGGGCCATTCAGCAGGGGTCCACTCGTTTTCATTCTCCAATGACTCTCGCAG AATGGCGACGGTGTCCAAAGACGGCACGTGGAGATTGTGGGACACCGACGTCGAGTACAAGAAACAGCAGGACCCTTACCTGCTGCTGTCCGTACCGTGCCAGTCCTCGGACGGCAGCCTCGTGGCGCTCTCTCCCGATGCCCGCGTGGTCGCCGTCTCCAACGGCTGCGACGTGGCCATGTACGACGCGGCCACGGgccggctggaggaggagttccACGGCGTCCACGGCGTCGAGATCACCGACCTGAGGTTTGACATCAACAGCCGCTTCCTGGTATCCAGCGGCGACAGGGCCATCCGCGTGTTCCACAACGCGCCAGGCTACAGGGCGGCCATCCGGGACATGCAGGCCATGCTCAAGAAGGCCCAGAACGAGGGGATGAAACAGAGGCTGCAACAGCAGATACAGGAGGCGCAGAGCGCACTTGACACTGTGCTGGCCGAACCCAAGGACTAA
- the bcl7ba gene encoding B-cell CLL/lymphoma 7 protein family member B-A isoform X1 has protein sequence MSGRSVRAETRSRAKDDMKKVMAAIERVRRWEKKWVTVGDTSLRIFKWVPVVDTKEKDKVAAGVVRDLNNFSDPSSDNTHLLDFHDENSNQSSLSDTYQPKVDSSSNSSPLPSEPLSPVLPSGFRTDDSQPPTLGQETMEGEKTHRHIHLDDLMIAKPSLTCELADGPPTLIKEDLLTLTAQEEEECSGAPPLKRVCSEHTPVLQVSTLR, from the exons ATGTCTGGACGCTCAGTTCGAGCGGAGACCCGAAGCCGCGCTAAAGATGACATGAAAAAGGTGATGGCAGCCATTGAGAGGGTCCGGAGATG GGAGAAGAAATGGGTTACTGTTGGGGACACGTCTTTGAGAATATTCAAATGGGTACCTGTGGTAGACACCAAGGAA AAAGACAAAGTTGCAGCTGGTGTGGTCAGGGATCTGAACAACTTCTCAGATCCGAGCTCAGACAACACGCATTTGCTGGACTTTCATG atGAGAACAGTAACCAGAGCTCGCTGTCTGACACATACCAGCCAAAAGTAGACAGCAGCAGTAACTCCAGCCCCCTGCCCAGCGAGCCTTTGAGCCCTGTGCTCCCCTCTGGCTTCCGCACTGACGACTCCCAGCCTCCCACGCTGGGCCAGGAGACCATGGAGGGTGAGAAGACACACCGACACATACACCTCGATGATCTCATGATTGCAA AGCCTTCCTTGACATGTGAATTAGCGGATGGACCTCCAACACTGATCAAAGAGGATCTGTTGACCCTCACAGCTCAG gaggaagaagaatgTTCAGGGGCTCCACCACTAAAGAGAGTGTGCTCCGAGCATACTCCTGTCTTGCAGGTTTCAACCTTGAGATAA
- the bcl7ba gene encoding B-cell CLL/lymphoma 7 protein family member B-A isoform X2: MSGRSVRAETRSRAKDDMKKVMAAIERVRRWEKKWVTVGDTSLRIFKWVPVVDTKEKDKVAAGVVRDLNNFSDPSSDNTHLLDFHDENSNQSSLSDTYQPKVDSSSNSSPLPSEPLSPVLPSGFRTDDSQPPTLGQETMEEPSLTCELADGPPTLIKEDLLTLTAQEEEECSGAPPLKRVCSEHTPVLQVSTLR; encoded by the exons ATGTCTGGACGCTCAGTTCGAGCGGAGACCCGAAGCCGCGCTAAAGATGACATGAAAAAGGTGATGGCAGCCATTGAGAGGGTCCGGAGATG GGAGAAGAAATGGGTTACTGTTGGGGACACGTCTTTGAGAATATTCAAATGGGTACCTGTGGTAGACACCAAGGAA AAAGACAAAGTTGCAGCTGGTGTGGTCAGGGATCTGAACAACTTCTCAGATCCGAGCTCAGACAACACGCATTTGCTGGACTTTCATG atGAGAACAGTAACCAGAGCTCGCTGTCTGACACATACCAGCCAAAAGTAGACAGCAGCAGTAACTCCAGCCCCCTGCCCAGCGAGCCTTTGAGCCCTGTGCTCCCCTCTGGCTTCCGCACTGACGACTCCCAGCCTCCCACGCTGGGCCAGGAGACCATGGAGG AGCCTTCCTTGACATGTGAATTAGCGGATGGACCTCCAACACTGATCAAAGAGGATCTGTTGACCCTCACAGCTCAG gaggaagaagaatgTTCAGGGGCTCCACCACTAAAGAGAGTGTGCTCCGAGCATACTCCTGTCTTGCAGGTTTCAACCTTGAGATAA
- the fdxacb1 gene encoding ferredoxin-fold anticodon-binding domain-containing protein 1, whose product MSGSVSVLLVGEGNFSFAAGLAQEQLSMGGRAITATCLQCQREALRHEGTAINIQTIKDSGGEVLFEVDSTRLRDCEPLGGRIFDLVVFNFPHCGRKSGVKKNRELLKKIFLSCVQVLREEGEVHIALCNGQGGTPADQPMREWHNSWQVVVMAAEAGLLLSDVRPFDDKKFTSYRCTGYRSQDKGFHVTKALTHVFTRGLPLGTPQKLRMLETVGEERVHYHVPAELKDYIHRDFLSPGSVHPVRVTQDILLNRLTEEWSISMVAEPLPHVIRFTPECLQACGLKTDSRHCYWVQPFHTAASCRAEKKTDRSTNQLADKPTPSDDEGNTEAVVEALEGTHISTVPFVREEGQGGVDGAPNAGRDCEGESVGVFLLRHSLLPQLKVRAPLRVDGEQGEGVCRRHRGYCVEGGRGDTSARITEDQTEGFIGALTGVSGLVFQKCLISPWAQPAFHQLLLRGVFPAASEPLRVLGQSLEGLLAPYGVSLILEQGGLGLTAQPMGEVGRVSVDDFIEDTTKVCVSMCLNMDLLATLLFSLPDWRILWSHDRRFLNFFQLCPLPGTPFRPFSLYPVHFTYDISFWAGSQWDELSFHAVVREASKGTVEQVKRIDTFSHPDMPQTSYCYRLVYHSHTHALSHTQALKLHAHLQTLLATRLHVDIR is encoded by the exons ATGTCTGGTAGCGTATCGGTGCTGCTTGTTGGAGAGGGAAACTTCTCTTTTGCCGCTGGTCTGGCACAGGAACAGTTATCAATGGGCGGTAGGGCCATCACCGCCACCTGCCTACAGTGCCAAAGGGAGGCACTGCGGCACGAAGGAACTGCCATCAACATCCAGACCATCAAAGATTCAG GTGGAGAGGTGCTGTTTGAGGTGGACTCGACACGGCTCAGGGATTGTGAACCTCTTGGTGGTCGCATTTTTGATCTTGTGGTATTCAACTTCCCTCACTGTGGGCGTAAAAGTGGCGTAAAGAAGAACAGAGAGCTCCTCAAAAAAATCTTCCTCAG CTGTGTTCAGGTTCTTAGGGAAGAAGGAGAAGTCCACATTGCTCTATGTAACGGGCAGGGCGGTACACCAGctgaccagccaatgagagaATGGCACAATAGTTGGCAAGTCGTTGTCATGGCAGCCGAGGCTGGACTCCTTCTTAGTGACGTCCGACCCTTTGATGATAAGAAGTTCACGAGTTACAGATGCACTGGATACAG GAGCCAGGATAAAGGCTTCCATGTGACGAAGGCATTGACCCACGTGTTCACTCGCGGCCTCCCTCTCGGCACCCCTCAGAAACTGAGAATGCTGGAAACCGTTGGGGAAGAGAGAGTACATTACCACGTACCGGCTGAGCTGAAGGACTATATACACAG GGACTTTCTCTCTCCAGGTTCTGTCCATCCCGTCAGGGTGACTCAGGACATCCTTCTGAACAGATTGACAGAGGAGTGGTCTATCTCCATGGTGGCGGAGCCCCTTCCCCATGTCATCCGCTTCACCCCCGAGTGTTTGCAGGCCTGTGGCTTGAAAACAGACAGCAGACACTGCTACTGGGTGCAGCCCTTCCACACTGCAGCCTCCTGTCGCGCGGAGAAAAAGACAGACCGATCGACCAATCAACTTGCAGACAAGCCCACTCCTTCAGACGATGAGGGAAACACAGAGGCGGTCGTTGAGGCCCTTGAAGGAACACATATAAGTACAGTCCCGTTTGTCAGGGAAGAGGGACAAGGGGGCGTAGATGGGGCACCTAATGCCGGCCGTGATTGTGAAGGGGAAAGTGTGGGTGTTTTTTTGCTACGTCATTCCCTGCTTCCTCAGTTAAAGGTGCGGGCACCCCTGCGGGTGGATGGGGAACAGGGTGAGGGTGTTTGCAGACGGCATAGAGGATACTGTGTCGAAGGAGGCAGGGGTGATACCAGTGCTAGAATTACAGAGGACCAAACAGAGGGTTTTATTGGGGCTTTGACCGGAGTCAGTGGCCTAGTCTTTCAGAAATGTCTTATTAGTCCTTGGGCCCAACCTGCCTTTCATCAGCTCCTACTTCGAGGTGTGTTTCCTGCTGCATCTGAGCCTCTCAGAGTTCTCGGGCAGAGTTTGGAGGGGCTGCTGGCTCCGTACGGGGTTTCCCTCATCCTGGAgcaggggggtctgggtctGACGGCTCAGCCAATGGGCGAGGTCGGCCGGGTGTCGGTGGACGACTTCATCGAAGACAccaccaaggtgtgtgtgagtatgtgtctgAATATGGACCTCCTCGCCacacttcttttctctctccctgattgGCGCATCCTCTGGTCACATGACCGCCGCTTCCTGAATTTCTTTCAACTCTGCCCGTTGCCGGGGACACCCTTTCGGCCATTTTCCTTGTACCCAGTGCACTTTACCTATGATATAAGCTTCTGGGCAGGGTCCCAATGGGATGAGCTGAGCTTTCATGCGGTAGTGAGAGAAGCGAGTAAAGGCACAGTGGAGCAGGTTAAACGCATTGATACCTTCTCACATCCAGACATGCCTCAAACAAGTTACTGCTACAGGCTCGTCtaccactcacatacacacgctctctcacacacacaggcactcaaaCTGCATGCACACTTGCAAACCTTGCTGGCAACACGCTTACATGTTGACATAAGGTAG